The following coding sequences lie in one Aspergillus luchuensis IFO 4308 DNA, chromosome 8, nearly complete sequence genomic window:
- a CDS encoding J domain-containing protein (COG:O;~EggNog:ENOG410PKM2;~InterPro:IPR001623,IPR036869;~PFAM:PF00226;~TransMembrane:5 (o6-28i49-65o164-182i194-215o235-257i)) yields the protein MSSLLSFFGWAVLPNYVTSIVQSVYYGITIRAGEPRPQPGTPRYARHRRRIYILVVTSYLLYTLYETFHRVQVAGDFYRALGVSPFADERTIKSRFRRLAAQHHPDKAGGAVSDSYFVYLRLAQDTLLDPVKRVAYDMYGPDMLNWGDKRTLQEFVMAGLQRSLPQYVIGLVTIVVLQFTYWSEWGRYWRYFTFAALVTLESILLTRPTALLLPWSYIPAGLQGLLGFSSKGPEFYLLPFQILTLAQRASVTLHIFISQVTPPEISKRASSAPGDRLHPQTMQKLGQLAQLSRATDGEATRLLQLGFAPFKGDREGVTALRKGMKEALVLGSVRASPGVQQAVGEVIRRKKQGKAD from the exons ATGTCGtcccttctctctttcttcggTTGGGCTGTCCTCCCAAAC TATGTCACCTCCATCGTTCAGAGCGTCTACTATGGCATCACCATCCGCGCAGGCGAGCCCCGCCCTCAGCCAGGCACTCCGCGCTATGCGCGACACCGCCGGCGCATCTACATCCTCGTCGTGACCAGCTACCTCCTCTACACTCTCTACGAGACCTTCCATCGCGTACAAGTCGCAGGCGACTTCTACCGCGCCCTGGGGGTTTCTCCGTTTGCCGATGAACGCACTATCAAGTCGCGCTTCCGTCGTCTGGCTGCCCAGCACCACCCAGATAAGGCCGGCGGCGCCGTGTCGGACAGCTACTTTGTGTATCTGAGGCTGGCGCAGGATACGCTCCTCGACCCCGTGAAGCGGGTCGCGTATGATATGTACGGCCCGGACATGTTGAATTGGGGCGATAAGAGAACCCTGCAGGAGTTTGTGATGGCTGGGTTGCAGCGGTCTTTGCCGCAGTATGTGATCGGGTTGGTTACGATTGTGGTGCTGCAGTTTACGTATTGGTCGGAGTGGGGACGTTAT TGGCGCTACTTCACCTTCGCTGCGCTGGTTACCCTCGAGTCGATCCTACTTACACGTCCTACGGCATTACTACTCCCGTGGAGCTATATCCCCGCCGGATTGCAGGGTTTGCTGGGCTTCTCGTCCAAGGGCCCCGAGTTCTATCTCCTGCCGTTTCAGATCCTGACGCTGGCCCAGCGTGCCTCGGTCACTCtgcacatcttcatctcgcAGGTCACGCCGCCGGAGATTAGTAAACGGGCGTCGTCTGCTCCGGGCGATCGTCTGCATCCGCAGACCATGCAGAAACTGGGTCAGCTGGCGCAGCTCTCTCGGGCCACGGATGGCGAAGCAACTCGGCTGCTGCAGTTGGGGTTTGCGCCGTTCAAGGGTGATCGTGAGGGCGTGACGGCGCTGCGGAAGGGCATGAAGGAGGCGCTGGTGCTGGGCAGTGTTCGGGCTAGTCCGGGAGTGCAGCAGGCGGTTGGGGAGGTGATTCGACGGAAGAAGCAGGGGAAGGCGGATTGA
- a CDS encoding DNA-directed RNA polymerase I subunit RPA43 (COG:K;~EggNog:ENOG410PJB3;~InterPro:IPR036898,IPR041178;~PFAM:PF17875) yields MALDAMDLDPHPTGPARQTSPEKDRKRKHKDTTSPSKKKRKHESDATSSKKSSSSKKSQSKTSTSTSKPTIPDSPYTLTTATLYLPLSPISISPTHALASLLAEHLSPLLLTYYAPLKGIVLAYSNASISSTPPPSSTNIVNAEDPNLPQPLTLARTAGEYGVLYVYLTATFLVFRPQRGQILEGWVNVQSEGFLGAIVLNLFSVGIERKRLPPSWKWIPPGEELEEEEQQQQTSTTSATEKEEDDEDSDSSSTSEGRKKKSAFDPAKELFRPIALAEDVNPLADTDPTTSTSTNNNNNATGDYYDDDETAAAEGYFQSVSGHRVRGTIKFRVVDVDVIPGSERESGFLSIEGTMLDEEEEKRVLEEERTGVVSSAPSSSYGGSGSSTGMTPRKLGSVTTMSGALAIRSASASVAPELEPEVVDVHVEESPSKVKKSSSKEKKEKKEKKSKSSKKEKTKE; encoded by the coding sequence ATGGCCCTCGACGCAATGGACCTCGACCCCCACCCGACAGGGCCAGCCAGACAAACCTCGCCCGAAAAAGACCGCAAGCGCAAACACAAGGACACCACATCAcccagcaagaagaagcgcaagcacGAAAGCGatgccaccagcagcaagaagagcagcagcagcaagaaatcCCAGTCCAAGACCAGCACCAGTACTAGCAAACCCACGATCCCCGACTCCCCctacaccctcaccaccgcaacGCTCTACCTCCCACTCTCTCcgatctccatctccccaaCCCACGCCCTAGCCTCCCTGCTAGCAGAGCACCTCTCCCCGCTCCTTCTCACCTACTACGCCCCCCTGAAAGGCATCGTCCTCGCCTACTCCAATGCCTCAATCTCCAGCACCCCGCCgccctcatccaccaacatCGTCAACGCCGAAGACCCCAACCTCCCGCAACCACTGACTCTGGCCCGCACCGCCGGCGAATACGGCGTCCTGTACGTCTACCTCACGGCGACCTTCCTAGTATTCCGGCCCCAGCGCGGCCAGATCCTCGAAGGATGGGTGAACGTGCAATCGGAGGGATTCCTGGGCGCGATCGTCCTGAACCTGTTCTCTGTAGGCATTGAGCGGAAACGTCTACCCCCGAGCTGGAAGTGGATTCCTCCCGGCGAGGaattggaagaagaagaacagcagcagcagacatccaccacctccgctacagaaaaggaagaagacgatgaagacagcgactcctcctccacctccgaaggaagaaagaagaaatctGCCTTCGACCCCGCCAAGGAACTCTTCCGTCCCATCGCCCTCGCCGAGGACGTGAACCCTCTTGCTGATACGGATCCTACTACTTCCACCtctaccaacaacaacaacaacgccaCAGGCGACtactacgacgacgacgaaacCGCCGCTGCGGAAGGATACTTCCAGTCGGTCTCTGGTCACCGTGTGCGCGGCACGATCAAGTTCCgggttgtggatgtggatgtgattCCTGGGTCGGAGCGGGAGAGCGGATTCCTGAGCATTGAGGGTACGatgctggatgaggaggaggagaagagggttctggaggaggagaggacgGGCGTtgtttcttctgctccttctaGCTCCTACGGTGGTAGTGGATCTTCTACCGGTATGACACCCAGAAAACTAGGCTCCGTGACGACCATGTCTGGTGCTTTGGCCATCCGGTCTGCTTCTGCGTCGGTGGcgccggagctggagccggaggtggtggatgtgcaTGTGGAGGAGTCGCCTAGTAAGGTGAAGAAGTCTTCgtcgaaggagaagaaggagaagaaagagaagaagtccaagtcttcgaagaaggagaagactaAGGAGTAA